A region of the Montipora foliosa isolate CH-2021 chromosome 8, ASM3666993v2, whole genome shotgun sequence genome:
GACTCCCGAACCGTCCCCCAcccccattgaagagtaaaatcgtctggcataagAGTAAAATTTATTACGTCTCACTACCAGGAGTCGGTGAGTTAAATTCACCTACTATCCATAATTACAAAGTCAGTTTGCGCAACAAAAAGGGAAAGAGAAAGGAAATGAAAAGCCTGGTGCAAAGCTTTTCAAACTAGGTACTTCACATCTTACAGCATTCAGGCCTCTCTGATGGTATATTCGTGTACGTAGAATTTATTTTCCATCGGAATCTTCGTATGTAAACTAGATGCATGGCAATTTCGACGTGGATTTTTAATTGATATTGTGAGAGTCAATTTAAGGTGTGATGAAGAAACTTTACACAGAAGATCGCCAGTACAACTACGCATTGCTTTCATTGCAAATTTTTTCCACCAAATGGTTGATGTTTCAACGAAATCATCGCTTGTTCGTAtgtgaagaatttatttttcatcggaatTTCCGCTTGTAAACCAGATGCATGTTTATtgttgcttaaggacgttcgcgcgaaattttttcaacattgattttcttctgaaactcttaccactgtaagatgatgagttagttatgtcagaaatgtaaaaaaaatggggggtcatcgactttgttttggatagaacatgtctggaaaaacacccaaaatgtgacaaaatcgggctttgTTATCGAATAAGgtcagtgtctgtaaacccaaatatattgcaattaaatctttgaagtgaaatcttctctgccaaatattgtttaagtggactaattaatttaatttagtcaactggtgaggttcccttaaagatcaagtttgcatttagcgaccacagtttcacgcgccttgcagccgcaagatggcaggatttgatgtcccgtgagcagaaatcttgaaattttttgaacttcccacattgattttttgttcatttttggacaacgtggagataattgtaaataaaatcagtttctggaaagaaaaatatcggtcaccgaacgtccaagaccattaaatccaggcaaagctatagcaatggccttttgccctatcagttctcattttattacttagcgcgtgcgctcgtgtatgacgtggcgtgtgcatttgggtgcgcagtaaggatgcacagaaacaattggcgcaaacgtccttaaattaAACGTTGTCTCCAATTTGCTGTGTGCAATTTCAACTATTcccatacatgtacaatttaacaaatcaaaaattgTCTTCGCTTACTCACGCAACTGCAGAGAGATAATTTATACGTAAAATTGATTGATTTCGCTCAACACATTAGTTCCTAAAATATGCCAGAAATTTACACTTCAGTTACTCTCACGCTATGCGAATCGCGTCACACGTGACAGGAATCACGTAGCGTCGTGCAGGAAACGCAACGCGAGTTGGTAACTTATTTTTTAGCGGTACTGTGTACtttcactataaaagttaacgttaaaaaacaacgacgtttcgaccgttcgacggtcattttcaagttgaacagtaaaagttttgaatgcgttaaaatatatgtaaccgaTTACAAAAATGAGAGTTACTGAGAATATGTGTTCTAAACAGCAAGTACCCGATGAACAAGATGCCCCCATCAGAATTGTGCTACCGTTCAAAGATCAGAAATCGGCAAATGTGGTAAGACACCAACTCAGCGATCTTAGTCGAAAGATTAATGCCGTCGTCCAGCCTGTTTATGTAAGCAGAAAGATCAAAGGAAATTTCAAGCCGAAGGAACACAAACCTCCAATTGTAAACCaacaaaacgttttttattattaCAAGTGTGGTCTGTGTGATACAGACTATGTCGGCTTCACGAGTCGACACCTACATCAACGTGTGGAGGAACATAAGCGATCAACAATCGGCTACCACGTAAAGGACGAGCATGGAGGGGATCCGGATTCCAttggaaacaactttgagattttaaagaaatgtcagagtaaacttgactgcttgatttttggaatgttttttattcgcaaacttaaaccaaatctgaacaaacagagtgactcgatacgcgcgaagttatttacttagcgtttcttcatgcggcaattttttgttcttttgtgtgtgtgtattgtttctatgtaaatattttagagttttggtcagcatcttattagcatttttgtaatcggttacatatattttaacgcattcaaaacttttactgttcaacttgaaaatgaccgtcgaacggtcgaaacgtcgttgttttttaacgttaacttttatagtgaaaTCCGTTTCAAAAAACTTACTGTGTACTTTGCTATTGATTATGGAGAATCCAACAAGGTGCTGTCTTGttattttcattgtttcaataattattttcccAAGGGATTTCTGGTGGTGTTCAGTTATATGCACCAAAACTACAACTTTTTGTTACATCAGTACCTTAACATTATCTTTTCACTCACAAAGAGTTTAACTGACAAGAAACTGCAAGAAGTATTCACTGCCCATCAAGAATTTATTTTACGCATCTCACAGCTAATGCACACCAAAGAAGACAATTAATTTTACCACCAATCATAACCACCTAGGAAAATTATTTACTGCCAATCCTGAATGCACTTTTACCTCTTTAATTTCTACCTTTTTATATGTTCAGGTCTCAATTTTGTAGCATTTGCATGAGattttagagcagttttcaaatgactgtcaaGAATTATTACAGGATTGCAATTGTTATGCTTGGTGATTAGCCTGGGAACAGGCTCCCGGCAAGGACGGAAAAAATATTCAGTGAGCGCGAAACAAAAGTATTCGGAGAGCGAAGTGATCAGGGCAGGACAGGGGAGCCTGTAGACTTTTTTCTGATGTGCCTATCTGCCCTTGGTGATTAGCCTGTAACAAATCAGTCAGTAAGGTAATTAGACCCGTCAAGAAGCTAAATTTTCTGTACTTGTAAACAGTTCTAATCGACCTAATCAAAGAGCCGAGCCTGGCTCTATGATACAGAGTGCAAGTAGGTAACATGTTCACGGAATATTTCAAACTTTGTCCCTCCAGAGCAAATACTTAGAGAGCTTAAAACTTATTTTGAAATACTGAAATGAGCCTATAGAAAGGTGTCAAACTCCGCGAAGCAACATCCAAATAACAGCAGAAAGTCCGGAAACCATGCCTTTGACctccaaaaaaaattgctataGCACAGCCAAGCGGCTCCACTCTACTGGCTTTTACTTAAAATTTCACCTCACAACAGAGCACAAAGTACCCTTCAGAATCACTTGTGAAATAACAAAAGGTTGAGAGACCGAAAATTAAAAGAGAACGGCAAATGCGCAATTGTCACGAACTGTAGGAGTTGTGTAGGGCGGTGATCAGCATTTTACAAAGACCTGTCAAATATCTATCTTAAAGATGTCAACAATCAGCgatttaaccaatcatatcatGATACCAGGAGCTGGTATCATAGAACGGCGGCATCAATAGAATGTCTACAGGCTCCCTTGCTTCGTTCGGGCTCACCGggagcctgttcgcaggctacttGGTGATTGaagggttagtttctaaagaaactgtggtgctgcgtcggtggggaagtagtatacaaaaatttggttttatcaacggagttgataatgtaaattggccaccgtacagagattctaaaagctgacgtttcgagcgttagcccttcgtcagagcgaatccaattcagcttttagaatctctgtacggtggccaatttacattatcaactctgttgataaaaccaaatttttgtatacttggtgattggtttaaaaatcttgtGCCAGTTTATCAACTAATGACAAGGAAAACCAACACCAATTGCTACTTCCGCGtgcaattatttttttgatgGTTTGAGCAAATTGCATGGAGTTGCTgtgaatttggattggttcagtGGGCTGTTTatacctgctgtgattggttgaagtgattactttggtatttgttttacgacactcagttgaaaaccaCTTTATTTGCTAATTGTAATTTAACgtttctttctttagtttttgtGGGCATTTCATGCTTAAAGCTAGTcctgctttctttcatttctcgATCAATCCCGGGATATCTGCTGTAAATTCATAGTTGAGAGGGCAAGTGAAAATTccatgttttgttttggttattTATCAGGTGCTAAAGGACCAGCAATGAAACCTCCAGGCTTTAAACCACCTTCGCCAAATAACTCTAACACCTCTTTGCCTCAACCGCCTAGCAATAATTCAAGGCCTCTCCCCACTCCACCAGGGAAAGCACCAAATTTTGCCCCACCAGCTCCACCTCCAATGGCAAACAAGCCGTCGCCATCTGAGAATTCACGGCCACTTCCACTGCCACCATCAGGGTCAGGAACAAGACCACTGCCCAATCTACCTTCTGGTGGATCACCAAGACCACCATCATCAAGACAAGGtccccctcctcctcccccgGGAAAAGGAAACATACAACCACCCATTCCAGTGCTTACCCCATCTTCCACGAGATCACCTGCTCCGCCACCTCCATCAAGATCCAACCCAAGCCTGGCACAGTCAAGAGGAGGAcctccccctcctcctccctcaaGGGGAGGcccaccaccccctcccccaagCAGAGCTCCCCCACCACCATCTTCAAGACCACCATCTCAAGCGCCCCCACCTCCCCCTGCAATGAATAAGAGAGGAAGTGGACCACCCCCTCCTCCTCCAGCAAGGGGAAGTACAGAGAAGATAACTGGAATGCCACCTCCCCCTCCTCCAATCACAAATCATAGATCATCCGATTCAATGATGAATGGACCTTCAAGAAACTCGCTTCCACCACCTCCCCCAGAGGCAATGATTAACTCAGGAGAAGGTAAGTCAGAACTTGATGCCCAGCTTTTGCTATCATTGTCTATTACTAAAACAATCAACAGTGAAAATGTGTCAATGGTTCTGTCACATACCTTTCCTTGAATAGACCTGGAGAATACTTTGTAATGGTAGACAGAAGTTTAAGTAATATtgggttattccagaaaaaatctgcacctcccccccctcccccctctccccAACCCCTCCCAGTCATATGGGCATGTCTTTTAACATCGTGTGGGTGCAGATTTTTCTTGAACGACCCACTTAATCCATGTTTTAAGTCTTCCTTTTTACGATTGGATGCGCACATGCGCAGGAACAAGTATCATGATGGGAGAAAAGACCGGACCGTTGAACGGTTCCTGTTAGCAAATGAATAATCGTCTGGTGTTCAGAAAAGACGAAAAGGAATGGTGCGAGTGTAACTGATGTTCGGAAGAGAAGGAAAGGAATGGTGCGAGTACACTGAAGTGTGATGGAGTTCAGTGAAGTGTTTACACATTGGCTTTTTACTGACTTTTGTATGGAAAAAGTGAGGTTGGGGGAACCGGGAGTGATGGACTTTCTTTAATACAGTACCATGCTATCATGGCTGGTAAGTATGGTCTAACGCTTTTCATTTGGGTTGTGCATCATTATCACTTAATTCTTCATCGGCAAATTACACGGTGAGTGCTTTTGAATTCTCAAAGAACTTTTGTAAGCTTAAGCTACTTTTGTTCTTAAATTTGAAGGTTCCCTTCATGAAAGTTGTGTGTTTGTTATGTTATTCAAATTATGGTAAGGTCAGCATAATAACAAAGCAAAGAGGTTATCTGCTTCTGTTGCAAAGATAATTTGATGTCCTGTGATTTAGAATTAAGCCCAGGTCCCTTAAATGAGTCCATGgacatcattattattattatgaagaTTAGCTCAGCACGGAATGAGGCCATTATTTAGATGTTTGTGGCGGAGGTGACTGTGTTTTTTTCAGGTTAGCCTAATCAAAACAACTTAATTATTGCAAAATGAGGGCATAGAAGTTCAACAA
Encoded here:
- the LOC138012505 gene encoding WAS/WASL-interacting protein family member 1-like yields the protein MPPPPPPPGPPPPPAPRQSGPPPKSSGKPVERGALLSQIHKGAKLKKVETNDRSSPQVAAGKSNSSSGGSSGGGGSSMGAPSGGLGGLFAGGMPKLKSAGDRSKVGTGGAKGPAMKPPGFKPPSPNNSNTSLPQPPSNNSRPLPTPPGKAPNFAPPAPPPMANKPSPSENSRPLPLPPSGSGTRPLPNLPSGGSPRPPSSRQGPPPPPPGKGNIQPPIPVLTPSSTRSPAPPPPSRSNPSLAQSRGGPPPPPPSRGGPPPPPPSRAPPPPSSRPPSQAPPPPPAMNKRGSGPPPPPPARGSTEKITGMPPPPPPITNHRSSDSMMNGPSRNSLPPPPPEAMINSGEGDFESRFQFNKDIPPPEPFVNTPKTYPSKNPRKGGGAKSSGNPAGVRATPPPPPPSRGAPPPPPPPPRT